GCGGATCCCCCCACAGTTTCCGCCGATCACGGGAGTTCCTTTCCACATGGCTTCGGCAACGGTGAGGCCAAATCCTTCTCGTAGGGATTTCTGTAACACAACATCGGAAGCGGTCTGGAAGGCATTGACCTCGAGATGCCCTACTTGCTCGGGGTCGGAAAAGACGTGGATATCTGGGTCCCGCCCGTGATAAGAATTCACTTGCTCGAGGACCACCTCGGCCTCGGGGTCGTCTTGGGCCTCTATGACACCCACGAGGGCGAGCTGCAGATCTGGTATCTCTTTCTTGGCCAACCGATACGCATCGATCACCCCCAGGGGGTCCTTCCAGGGATCAAAGCGAGCTACCTGGCTGATCAAAGGACGTTCTGGATCAATGGCAAGCCCCGCCAGAATCTCTTTCGCTTTTGGCTTTGGGAGGTGCTGATTCTTCACCGTCAGGGGATCGATTGCAGGTCGTAAGAATCTGACCTTGTCTGGCGGAGCCGATCCATTTACGTATTCAGGCAAACAGAAGACTAGCCGGTCATATCCCTGCAGGTAACGGTATAGATAGTTCCAGACGGCCCTGTTGGGGGTCGAGGTATCAATGTGACAGTGCCAGATGGCTTGCCGGAATGGGTGCATACTCGCCCCGATCGGACAGGGCTGAGAGTCGTGAACCACCCAGAGATCCATATCGAGTTCCTGGATCTCCGTGGCAATCCGCCGGTTTTGGCAGAGAAAGATCTCATGAGTTCTCGAGTCAAACTGCCAGCTTCCACCTTGTAGACTGTTGTGGATGTTCTTGGTCACCTCAAAGAAGTGAGGGTTCGGTGCTATGCAATACCAGTCAGTCTCTACCCCCAAGCCGTTCATCAGGGGGACGAGGCTCATCAGGATTTCTGCCACCCCACCCCCCCTGGAGGTGGCATTCACATGCCCGACCTTGAGGCCCCTCAGGCGAGTGGCCAGCCGCTGGAGGCTCTCAAATGATTCCTCATCCATCCATTCATGGTACGGGCGAAGATCGCAGAGAATTGTTTCAACCTTTTGCACCATAGCTCTTTTCTCGCGCTACATTTTGCTGCCTTACACCGAAATCGATCTCCGCCTGCCAACTGCTATATATGTGAACCCCATGTCTTCCATAACATCAGGTTCATATATGTTCCTCAGATCAATGATTATGGGATGTTTCAACGCTTCCTTTATTTTGGTCATGTCCAATTTCCGAAACTGATTCCATTCAGTGAGAAAGACTAACGCGTCACTGCCTTCTGCAACTTCATAGGGTCCATTACAAAAGTCGATCTCACTCAATACACTCTTCGCGTTTACCATTGCTGCAGGATCAAAGGCCTTAATCCTTGCGCCTTCTTTCTGTAGACC
This portion of the Candidatus Methylomirabilota bacterium genome encodes:
- a CDS encoding glycosyltransferase — encoded protein: MVQKVETILCDLRPYHEWMDEESFESLQRLATRLRGLKVGHVNATSRGGGVAEILMSLVPLMNGLGVETDWYCIAPNPHFFEVTKNIHNSLQGGSWQFDSRTHEIFLCQNRRIATEIQELDMDLWVVHDSQPCPIGASMHPFRQAIWHCHIDTSTPNRAVWNYLYRYLQGYDRLVFCLPEYVNGSAPPDKVRFLRPAIDPLTVKNQHLPKPKAKEILAGLAIDPERPLISQVARFDPWKDPLGVIDAYRLAKKEIPDLQLALVGVIEAQDDPEAEVVLEQVNSYHGRDPDIHVFSDPEQVGHLEVNAFQTASDVVLQKSLREGFGLTVAEAMWKGTPVIGGNCGGIR